In Citrus sinensis cultivar Valencia sweet orange chromosome 2, DVS_A1.0, whole genome shotgun sequence, a single genomic region encodes these proteins:
- the LOC102609699 gene encoding sister chromatid cohesion protein PDS5 homolog A isoform X3: MGEKLEQQLKEVGSKLETPPSTKDGLVKLLKQAATCLSELNQSPPASILEAMQPFLNAIVQPVLLKHQDKDVKLLVATCICEITRITAPEAPYSDDVLKDIFQLIVGTFSGLKDTGGPSFGRRVVILETLAKYRSCVVMLDLECDELVNEMYSTFFAVASDDHPESVLSSMQTIMIVLLEESEDIHEDLLVILLSALGRNKNDTARRLAMNVIEQCAGKLEAGIKQFLVSSMSGDSRPGHSHIDYHEVIYDVYRCSPQILSGVVPYLTGELLTDQLDTRLKAVGLVGDLFAVPGSANNEQFHSVFSEFLKRLTDRIVAVRMSVLEHVKSCLLTDPSRADAPQILTALCDRLLDFDENVRKQVVAVICDVACHALNSIPVETVKLVAERLRDKSVLVKRYTMERLADIFRGCCLRNFNGSINQNEFEWIPGKILRCLYDKDFGSDTIESVLCGSLFPTGFSVKDRVRHWVRIFSGFDRIEMKALEKILEQKQRLQQEMQRYLSLRQMHQDGDAPEIQKKILFCFRVMSRSFAEPAKAEENFLILDQLKDANVWKILMNLLDSNTSFDQAFTGRDDLLKILGAKHRLYDFLSTLSMKCSYLLFNKEHVKEILLEVAAQKSSANAQFMQSCMDILGILARFSPLLLGGTEEELVNLLKEENEIIKEGILHVLAKAGGTIREQLAATSSSVDLLLERLCLEGSRRQAKYAVHALAAITKDDGLKSLSVLYKRLVDMLEEKTHLPAVLQSLGCIAQTAMPVFETRESEIEEFIKSKILRCSNKIRNDTKACWDDRSELCLLKIYGIKTLVKSYLPVKDAHIRPGIDDLLGILKSMLSYGEMSEDIESSSVDKAHLRLASAKAVLRLSRQWDHKIPVDVFHLTLRTPEISFPQAKKLFLSKVHQYVKDRLLDAKYACAFLFGITESKSPEFEEEKQNLADIIQMHHQMKARQISVQSDANSFATYPEYIIPYLVHTFAHHSCPDIDECKDVKAFELVYCRLYFIVSMLIHKDEDVKSEASNKESISVIISIFRSIKCSEDIVDAAKSKNSHAICDLGLSITKRLSRMEDNSQGVFSSVSLPSTLYKPYEKKEGDDSLASERQTWLADESVLTHFESLKLETHEVVGSEIARHEALDDLEKDGNEVPLGKMIQQLKSQGAKGGKAKKKKSSPAEVKGTENDVDILQMVREINLDNLGVLNKFESSNGHKHFPSKQIKVDLENEEIKKRKATDVTSFPVPKRRRSLSAHGGFRTPKSNSKAPLRASGGGSHHAGVSSFQSIDMDDDISESEVKISTKKKKFTSNESDSFASRFQGSRSFSSKRKGKSADLGHDNEADEVGEADEGDLKNSDMLSKSPVGSAKKRKRRSIAGLAKRL; this comes from the exons CAAGCTGCGACATGTCTTTCAGAATTGAACCAATCACCACCGGCTTCAATATTAGAGGCCATGCAACCTTTTCTTAATGCAATTGTCCAGCCAGTGCTGCTGAAGCATCAAGATAAGGACGTCAAGCTTCTAGTTGCAACATGTATTTGTGAAATAACCAGAATTACCGCACCTGAAGCTCCCTATAGTGACGATGTTCTCAAG GATATTTTTCAGTTGATTGTGGGAACCTTTAGTGGGTTGAAGGATACTGGTGGTCCATCATTTGGAAGGAGAGTTGTCATTCTGGAGACTCTTGCAAAATATAGGTCATGTGTTGTGATGTTGGATCTTGAATGTGATGAATTAGTGAATGAAATGTACAGTACTTTTTTTGCTGTTGCCAG TGATGATCATCCAGAAAGTGTTCTTTCGTCAATGCAAACAATCATGATTGTTCTTTTAGAAGAAAGTGAGGACATTCACGAAGatcttttagttattttgttGTCTGCGTTAGGTCGTAACAAAAAT GATACTGCAAGGCGGCTTGCAATGAATGTTATAGAGCAATGTGCTGGAAAACTTGAAGCTGGAATAAAGCAGTTCCTTGTGTCATCAATGTCAGGAGATAGCAGGCCAGGACACAGTCATATTGACTATCATGAAGTAATTTATGATGTATATCGTTGTTCTCCTCAGATATTATCTGGAGTGGTGCCATACCTCACAGGAGAGTTGTTG ACTGATCAACTAGACACTCGTTTAAAAGCAGTGGGATTAGTTGGAGATCTATTTGCTGTGCCTGGATCCGCTAACAATGAACAATTTCACTCAGTATTTTCAGAGTTCTTGAAAAGATTGACTGATAGAATAGTTGCAGTACGCATGTCTGTCCTTGAGCACGTCAAGAGCTGTTTGCTGACAGATCCGTCTAGAGCTGATGCTCCTCAAATTCTAA CTGCACTCTGTGATCGGCTTCTAGACTTTGATGAAAATGTTCGAAAGCAAGTTGTTGCTGTTATTTGTGATGTGGCATGTCATGCTCTAAATTCCATTCCAGTTGAGACTGTAAAACTGGTTGCGGAGCGTCTTCGAGATAAATCT GTACTTGTTAAAAGGTATACTATGGAGAGACTGGCTGACATTTTCAGGGGATGCTGCCTGAGGAACTTTAATGGATCTATCAATCAGAATGAATTTGAATGGATTCCTGGGAAGATTTTGAGATGTTTATATGACAAAGATTTCGG ATCAGATACAATTGAATCAGTCCTCTGTGGGTCCTTGTTCCCGACCGGTTTCTCTGTTAAAGATAGAGTTAGACATTGGGTGAGAATTTTCTCAGGATTTGACAGAATTGAGATGAAGGCTCTTGAGAAGATACTGGAGCAAAAACAAAG GTTGCAGCAAGAGATGCAGAGATATCTCTCCCTTAGGCAGATGCATCAG GATGGTGATGCCCCTGAGATccagaaaaaaattttgttctgCTTTCGGGTGATGTCTCGTTCATTTGCTGAGCCTGCAAAGGCTGAGGagaattttctaattcttgATCAATTGAAAGATGCTAATGTctggaagattttaatgaatcTACTTGATTCAAACACTAGCTTTGATCAAGCTTTTACTGGTCGG GATGATTTGCTTAAAATACTTGGTGCAAAACACCGACTATACGATTTCCTCAGCACTCTCTCCATGAAGTGTTCTTACTTACTTTTTAACAAGGAGCATGTAAAAGAAATTCTTCTTGAAGTTGCTGCACAAAAATCTTCTGCAAATGCACAATTTATGCAGTCTTGCATGGATATACTGGGG ATTCTTGCACGCTTCAGTCCATTGTTGCTGGGTGGCACTGAAGAGGAACTGGTAAATCTACTGaaagaggaaaatgaaataataaaggaAGGTATTTTGCATGTTTTAGCGAAGGCTGGTGGGACCATTCGGGAACAACTTGCAGCAACATCAAG TTCTGTAGACCTTTTATTGGAAAGGCTCTGCTTAGAAGGTAGTCGACGACAGGCCAAGTATGCTGTACATGCACTAGCAGCAATAACAAAGGATGATGGACTTAAATCTCTCTCTGTTTTATACAAg AGGCTTGTGGACATGTTGGAGGAGAAGACTCATTTACCTGCTGTATTACAATCTCTGGGATGTATAGCTCAGACTGCAATGCCAGTTTTTGAAACTAGAGAGAGtgaaattgaagaatttataAAAAGCAAGATCCTCAGATGCAGTAAT AAAATAAGAAACGATACAAAGGCATGTTGGGATGACAGAAGTGAACTTTGTTTACTGAAG ATATATGGTATTAAAACACTAGTGAAGAGCTACTTGCCTGTGAAAGATGCCCATATTCGTCCTGGTATTGATGACCTTCTGGGAATCCTAAAAAGCATGCTTTCTTATGGCGAAATGTCAGAAGATATAGAATCGAG TTCGGTTGATAAAGCACATTTGAGGCTTGCTTCAGCAAAGGCGGTTCTTCGATTGTCGAGGCAATGGGACCATAAGATACCTGTTGATGTCTTCCACCTAACCCTGAGGACACCGGAG ATTTCTTTCCCTCAAGCTAAGAAACTGTTCCTGAGCAAAGTTCATCAATATGTTAAGGACCGTCTTTTGGATGCAAAATATGCATGTGCCTTCTTATTCGGTATAACTGAATCAAAGTCCCCTGAGTTTGAAGAG GAGAAACAGAACCTGGCTGATATCATCCAGATGCATCACCAGATGAAGGCACGTCAGATCTCCGTGCAATCTGATGCAAATTCCTTCGCAACATATCCTGAATACATTATCCCATATTTGGTCCATACTTTTGCTCATCATTCATGTCCCGATATAGACGAATGCAAGGATGTCAAGGCATTTGAACTAGTATACTG TCGACTTTACTTCATTGTTTCTATGCTGATCcataaagatgaagatgtCAAGTCAGAAGCTAGTAACAAGGAGAGCATTTCTGTAATAATCTCGATCTTTCGTAGTATTAAGTGCTCCGAAGACATAGTTGACGCAGCAAAGTCAAAG AATTCACATGCTATTTGTGACCTTGGCTTGTCGATAACCAAGCGCTTATCCCGAATGGAGGATAATTCACAAGGGGTGTTTTCATCTGTCTCTCTACCCTCAACGCTGTATAAGCcatatgaaaagaaagaaggcGATGATTCTCTT GCAAGTGAAAGGCAAACTTGGTTGGCTGATGAGAGTGTCTTGACTCATTTTGAATCGCTTAAGTTAGAAACTCATGAAGTG GTTGGTTCAGAAATTGCCAGGCATGAGGCTCTGGATGACTTAGAAAAAGATGGAAATGAAGTGCCTTTGGGGAAAATGATACAGCAATTAAAATCTCAGGGAGCCAAGGGTGGAAAGGctaagaagaaaaaatcatcACCAGCTGAAGTGAAAGGTACTGAAAATGATGTTGATATTCTGCAAATGGTTAGGGAGATAAATTTGGATAATCTGGGGGTATTAAATAAGTTTGAATCAAGCAATGGTCATAAACATTTTCCAAGTAAGCAAATAAAAGTTGATCTTGAGaatgaagaaattaagaaaagaaaagctaCCGATGTGACATCTTTTCCAGTACCCAAGCGTCGAAGGTCATTGTCTGCTCATGGTGGTTTCCGAACTCCAAAAAGTAATTCGAAGGCTCCTTTGAGAGCTTCAGGAGGTGGTTCGCATCATGCTGGAGTTTCCTCATTCCAGTCCATTGACATGGATGATGACATTTCTGAATCAGAAGTGAAAATATCTacgaagaaaaaaaaatttacaagcaATGAGTCAGACTCGTTTGCATCACGCTTTCAAGGGAGCAGAAGCTTCTCATCAAAACGTAAAGGGAAATCTGCTGATTTGGGTCATGATAATGAGGCAGATGAAGTTGGAGAAGCAGATGAAGGTGATCTGAAG AATTCTGACATGCTTTCGAAGTCTCCTGTTGGATCTGCCAAGAAGCGCAAAAGAAGAAGCATTGCAGGATTGGCAAAG CGACTTTAA